The Marinobacter halotolerans genome includes a window with the following:
- a CDS encoding NADPH-dependent 2,4-dienoyl-CoA reductase, whose translation MTASTTGVARYPNLLEPLDLGFVKLRNRALMGSMHTGLEEAKNGFDRLARFYADRARGGVGLIVTGGIAPNEEGAVFQHAAKMSTPEEAEKHKVITRAVHDADGLICMQILHAGRYAYHPGLVAPSAIQAPINPLKPRALDEEGIEKQIQDYVNCAELAREAGYDGVEIMGSEGYFINQFIVQHTNDRTDRWGGSYENRIRLPIEIVRRVREQVGEKFILIYRLSMLDLIENGSTWEEVVQLAKEIEKAGATIINTGIGWHEARVPTIATSVPRGAFTGVTRRLKDEVRIPLVTTNRINMPDVAEKILAQGDADMVSMARPFLADADLVKKAIEDRAQEINTCIGCNQACLDHTFSGKLTSCLVNPRACHETELAYVKTSSPRKIAVVGGGPAGLAFATVAAERGHAVTLFDDGKEIGGQFNVAKLIPGKEEFYETLRYFKVMLDKHGVDVRLNNRVSAEDLKAGGFDHVILASGVKPRTPEIEGIDHPKVIGYLDALLERKPVGQKVAVIGAGGIGFDVSEFIVHKGTSAALDPAHFMREWGVDLTVEHRGGIKGMEPELPEPAREVYLLQRKTSKVGKNLGKTTGWIHRTSLKHRQVQMVPGVTYRKIDDEGLHVTITPKGAEQGEDRVLPVDTIIVCAGQDPLRELQLDLESAGLSVHLIGGADVAAELDAKRAIDQGSRLAAEL comes from the coding sequence GTTCGTCAAACTCCGTAACCGTGCCTTGATGGGGTCCATGCATACCGGGCTGGAAGAGGCTAAAAATGGCTTTGACCGGCTCGCCAGGTTCTACGCGGATCGCGCCCGTGGCGGAGTGGGGCTGATTGTGACCGGCGGTATTGCGCCCAATGAAGAGGGCGCGGTGTTCCAGCATGCTGCCAAGATGAGTACCCCTGAAGAAGCGGAAAAGCACAAGGTCATTACCCGGGCGGTGCATGACGCGGACGGGCTGATCTGCATGCAGATCCTGCACGCCGGCCGCTACGCCTACCATCCCGGGCTGGTTGCCCCTTCAGCCATTCAGGCGCCGATCAACCCGCTCAAGCCCAGGGCGCTGGATGAAGAAGGCATCGAGAAGCAGATCCAGGACTACGTGAACTGCGCCGAGCTGGCCCGAGAGGCAGGCTATGATGGCGTGGAAATCATGGGGTCCGAAGGCTACTTCATCAATCAGTTTATTGTGCAGCACACCAATGACCGGACGGACCGCTGGGGTGGCAGCTATGAAAACCGCATTCGCCTGCCCATCGAGATTGTTCGCCGTGTCCGCGAGCAGGTGGGTGAAAAGTTCATTCTGATCTACCGTCTTTCGATGTTGGACCTTATTGAAAACGGCAGCACCTGGGAGGAAGTGGTGCAGCTGGCGAAAGAGATTGAAAAGGCCGGCGCTACCATAATCAACACCGGCATCGGTTGGCATGAGGCGCGGGTTCCCACCATCGCCACCTCTGTTCCCCGTGGCGCCTTCACCGGCGTGACCCGCAGACTCAAGGACGAAGTGCGGATTCCGCTGGTGACCACCAACCGGATCAACATGCCGGACGTGGCGGAGAAGATTCTGGCCCAGGGCGATGCCGACATGGTGTCCATGGCGCGCCCCTTCCTGGCGGATGCAGACCTGGTCAAAAAAGCCATTGAAGACCGGGCGCAGGAGATCAACACCTGCATCGGCTGCAACCAGGCCTGCCTGGACCATACCTTCAGCGGCAAGTTGACCTCCTGTCTGGTGAACCCGCGGGCCTGCCATGAGACTGAGCTTGCCTACGTGAAAACCTCCTCGCCCCGGAAGATCGCCGTGGTCGGCGGCGGACCGGCGGGGCTTGCCTTTGCCACCGTTGCCGCCGAGCGTGGCCATGCCGTCACCCTGTTTGATGACGGCAAAGAAATTGGCGGCCAGTTCAATGTGGCCAAGCTGATTCCCGGCAAGGAAGAGTTCTACGAGACCCTGCGCTATTTCAAGGTGATGCTGGATAAACACGGCGTGGACGTTCGCCTGAACAACCGGGTAAGCGCGGAAGACCTGAAAGCCGGCGGCTTCGATCATGTCATCCTGGCTAGCGGCGTGAAGCCCAGGACACCGGAGATAGAGGGCATCGACCATCCCAAAGTGATCGGGTACCTGGACGCATTGCTTGAGCGCAAGCCCGTGGGCCAGAAGGTGGCGGTGATCGGCGCCGGTGGTATCGGCTTTGATGTGTCCGAATTCATCGTTCACAAAGGCACGTCGGCCGCGCTTGACCCGGCCCATTTCATGCGGGAATGGGGCGTGGATCTCACCGTGGAACACCGGGGCGGTATCAAAGGCATGGAGCCGGAGCTGCCGGAGCCAGCCCGCGAGGTCTACCTGCTTCAGCGCAAGACGTCGAAAGTGGGCAAGAATCTGGGCAAAACCACCGGCTGGATCCACAGGACATCGCTCAAGCACCGTCAGGTTCAGATGGTGCCGGGTGTGACCTATCGCAAGATTGACGATGAAGGCCTGCACGTGACCATCACGCCCAAGGGCGCAGAGCAGGGCGAAGACCGTGTACTGCCAGTGGATACCATTATTGTCTGTGCGGGCCAGGATCCGCTGCGGGAACTGCAGCTTGACCTTGAGAGCGCGGGCCTGAGCGTTCATCTGATCGGCGGTGCTGACGTGGCGGCGGAGCTGGATGCCAAGCGCGCGATTGATCAGGGTAGCCGTCTGGCGGCGGAGCTCTGA